The following coding sequences lie in one Gemmatimonadota bacterium genomic window:
- a CDS encoding GNAT family N-acetyltransferase codes for MVNLVIRECEPEDVEAVHQLDLDWESEGVTYGFGPSSPDEIREALGPYLLVAVAEDEVIGYSRGEVHVSRDLCIFEEGEQHLEIYDLYVREPFRSAGIGGKLVERMKEIAGRNGIRRFRVHSATMDLDRVLRFYRNHGFKTWCLEMFI; via the coding sequence ATGGTAAACCTGGTCATTCGTGAATGCGAACCCGAAGACGTGGAAGCCGTTCATCAGCTGGACCTGGACTGGGAATCCGAAGGGGTAACATACGGTTTCGGACCTAGTTCTCCAGACGAAATAAGGGAAGCCCTGGGACCCTATTTGCTCGTGGCCGTCGCAGAGGACGAAGTCATCGGGTACAGCCGCGGCGAGGTCCACGTCAGCCGCGACCTGTGTATATTCGAAGAGGGGGAGCAACACCTCGAAATATACGATCTGTACGTCAGGGAACCCTTCCGAAGCGCGGGAATCGGCGGCAAGCTGGTTGAACGCATGAAGGAGATTGCCGGGCGGAACGGCATCCGGCGGTTCCGCGTACACTCGGCCACCATGGACCTGGACCGTGTGCTCAGGTTCTACCGGAATCACGGCTTTAAGACGTGGTGCCTGGAGATGTTCATATGA